Proteins from a single region of Chryseobacterium sp. T16E-39:
- a CDS encoding BspA family leucine-rich repeat surface protein: MYKKLIPFIFFLFFFHFGNAQNEFITVWKPSLPRYSTAYSGIPVASTDQQIWVPAVGTNFQIYWEEIGFPTNHATLTNLNSTHQVLVDLGTPMNPNPADATYRLKISNGNGSFHRMRFSNWDMFTNGDGLVGDVHKIVKLEQWGNIHWSSMGQAFQLCRDFDVTATDSPDLSAVTDMSNMFASNFTLIGNSTFDNWDTSHVENLLGTFSGCFVFNQPVGSWDTSNVNMMGITFTAAKQFNQPLAHWNTSKVVYMTAMFSGAKEFNQPIGNWDLSSAIDCEFMFSNAEKFNQPIGNWNTSKVVEMDRMFNQAKAFNQDISNWDTSSATIMEGMFAGASNFNQNIGNWNLSKVLYVNDMFNGATQFNQNIGNWDVSKVIWTYNMFKDAKNFNQNLGSWNVGLVTNMNNMFNGATDFNQNLGSWNLHSLVSAQNMLLNSGLNCQNYDSTLYEWNINGSTPNNINLGNTSPLVYSHPSSVSARNNLINNKMWTITGDTYNGECQSFLSSSEVLAHNEISIYPNPATDFINIKNLKGNNNYKIFDISGRIVLQNLLHEEKIDVSSLTKGNYILVITTKDKSQSFKFIKK; this comes from the coding sequence ATGTACAAAAAACTAATACCATTCATTTTTTTTCTTTTCTTTTTTCATTTCGGAAATGCTCAAAATGAATTTATCACCGTATGGAAGCCAAGCCTTCCACGATATTCAACTGCTTACTCCGGGATACCTGTTGCTTCAACGGATCAACAAATTTGGGTCCCTGCGGTAGGAACAAACTTTCAGATCTATTGGGAAGAAATTGGTTTTCCAACAAACCATGCCACTCTCACCAATCTTAATTCTACGCATCAGGTTCTTGTAGATCTCGGAACACCCATGAATCCTAATCCGGCAGATGCAACATACCGTCTTAAAATAAGCAATGGTAACGGAAGCTTCCATAGAATGAGATTTTCAAACTGGGATATGTTTACGAATGGAGATGGCCTTGTAGGAGATGTTCATAAAATAGTAAAACTTGAACAATGGGGAAACATTCACTGGTCCTCTATGGGACAGGCATTTCAGCTATGCAGAGATTTCGATGTAACAGCAACTGATAGCCCTGACCTTTCTGCTGTTACTGATATGTCTAATATGTTCGCAAGTAATTTTACTTTAATCGGAAATTCTACTTTTGATAATTGGGATACTTCTCATGTAGAAAATCTGCTAGGAACATTTTCGGGCTGTTTTGTTTTCAATCAACCAGTCGGGAGTTGGGACACCTCAAACGTTAACATGATGGGAATAACATTTACAGCCGCAAAACAATTTAATCAGCCTTTAGCACATTGGAATACTTCTAAAGTCGTTTATATGACTGCCATGTTTAGCGGGGCTAAGGAATTTAATCAGCCTATCGGAAACTGGGATCTTTCAAGTGCGATAGACTGTGAGTTTATGTTTTCTAATGCCGAGAAGTTTAATCAACCCATTGGAAACTGGAATACCTCTAAGGTGGTTGAAATGGACCGCATGTTTAATCAGGCAAAGGCATTCAATCAGGACATCAGTAACTGGGATACTTCAAGCGCCACTATAATGGAAGGGATGTTTGCAGGCGCATCGAATTTTAATCAAAACATTGGAAACTGGAATTTAAGTAAAGTACTCTACGTTAATGATATGTTTAATGGAGCCACACAATTTAACCAGAACATTGGAAACTGGGATGTAAGTAAAGTAATCTGGACGTATAATATGTTTAAAGATGCCAAGAATTTTAATCAGAATCTTGGAAGCTGGAATGTAGGCCTTGTAACCAACATGAATAATATGTTCAATGGAGCGACTGATTTTAATCAAAACTTAGGATCTTGGAATTTGCATTCACTGGTTTCTGCTCAGAATATGCTTTTAAATTCCGGTTTAAATTGCCAAAATTATGACAGCACCCTTTATGAATGGAATATAAATGGATCCACTCCTAATAATATTAATCTGGGGAACACATCACCATTGGTATATTCACATCCTTCTTCAGTAAGTGCGAGAAATAATCTTATCAATAATAAGATGTGGACGATTACCGGAGACACCTACAATGGGGAATGTCAATCTTTCCTGTCCTCATCAGAGGTATTGGCTCATAACGAAATCAGTATTTACCCCAATCCGGCGACTGATTTTATTAACATTAAGAATCTGAAAGGAAACAATAATTATAAGATTTTTGACATAAGCGGAAGAATCGTTCTCCAGAATCTGTTACATGAAGAAAAGATCGATGTAAGCTCTTTAACTAAAGGAAATTACATCTTAGTCATTACAACGAAAGATAAATCTCAATCGTTTAAGTTTATTAAAAAATAA
- a CDS encoding FUSC family protein: MNYSAELKKFVTSQYVYSAIRITLATVLPCLVLAHFGILKEYFLFPLGTSFVALTDQPGPFIRRRNALTFAIFCFVLVALIASLVMNIKVLVILEIIVFAMFFSLIGVYGQRLAAVGSLSLVVMAIFIDGHLTGDNIFKSLLIFASGCTWFLLIFLIVTTIQPYKLASQMIGENYLQLAEFLKIKANYYQKNPDFDKLTTQVIAKQIGIKNLQEETRETVFKTRTIVNESTTTSRLLMLMFLNSMDLHEKLMTSESDYQKLQESFKDSMILVHIHDYLNLLAEEITNIGISLQVGTRAKPIFNLDAELKKLNTQYFEVRNRQITPETLENFMILRQILMRISEITKEINEIYKVFSQDVKLAKSLSTGLDLRKFMPNEEKLNFQVLKNNISFSSSQFRHAIRITTALLIGYLFSFFQFLSIGHTYWILITITAILKPAYSITKQRNGLRLYGTIVGATIAYIILHFIHINAILFGTLLVSMILCFSLLKGRYFWAVLFMTIYVFLSFNFLSPGKVDIIFKDRIVDTVIAGIIAFLVSYIVLPVWEHTQNLDLMKKSAESNLIYFQSVISKFLQEGFDLEEYKVKRKNAIISLANLSDNFQRMISEPKNQQKKLEVVHQFVATSHLVTAYTASLSQYSKNDEKYPEIDAESWSKKIESELQQTSALLKGEEINEVLKMESRLEPEDSSIDDLMLKRKTELEENEASDVNDPNKISHLTELKNIHDVLELIYDVAKEQRKVIEKYKNESEATTPPQS, translated from the coding sequence ATGAACTATTCGGCGGAGCTAAAAAAATTTGTAACCAGTCAGTATGTATATTCTGCCATCAGAATTACACTAGCTACGGTATTACCATGTTTGGTCCTCGCCCACTTTGGAATTTTAAAAGAGTATTTTCTCTTTCCTTTGGGAACCAGCTTTGTAGCACTTACTGATCAACCGGGACCATTTATTAGAAGAAGAAATGCGTTAACTTTTGCCATTTTCTGTTTTGTACTTGTAGCTCTCATTGCAAGTCTGGTCATGAATATAAAAGTCCTGGTCATCCTTGAAATTATTGTATTTGCCATGTTCTTCTCACTAATTGGTGTTTACGGGCAGAGATTGGCTGCAGTAGGTTCTTTATCTCTGGTCGTTATGGCTATCTTTATTGACGGACATCTTACCGGAGATAATATTTTTAAAAGTCTTCTGATTTTTGCATCCGGATGTACATGGTTTCTCCTGATATTCCTCATCGTCACCACCATACAACCCTATAAACTGGCCAGCCAGATGATTGGTGAAAACTATCTTCAACTGGCAGAGTTTTTAAAAATAAAGGCTAATTATTATCAGAAGAATCCTGATTTTGATAAATTGACCACTCAGGTCATTGCAAAGCAAATAGGAATTAAAAATCTTCAGGAAGAAACCCGCGAAACCGTTTTTAAAACAAGAACGATCGTCAATGAATCGACGACTACCAGCAGATTACTAATGTTGATGTTTCTGAACTCGATGGACCTTCATGAAAAATTAATGACCTCTGAAAGTGATTACCAAAAACTTCAGGAAAGTTTTAAGGACAGCATGATCCTGGTTCATATTCATGATTACCTTAATCTGCTTGCTGAAGAAATAACGAATATTGGAATTTCATTACAAGTAGGTACCCGGGCAAAACCAATCTTTAACCTGGATGCTGAATTAAAAAAACTAAACACCCAATATTTTGAAGTAAGAAATAGGCAGATCACTCCTGAAACGTTGGAAAATTTTATGATCCTGCGTCAGATTCTCATGCGTATCAGTGAGATCACCAAAGAAATTAATGAAATCTACAAAGTGTTTTCACAGGATGTGAAACTAGCAAAGAGTCTTTCAACCGGGCTGGACTTAAGGAAGTTTATGCCTAATGAAGAGAAACTTAATTTCCAGGTACTAAAAAATAATATCTCGTTCTCATCCTCACAGTTCCGCCATGCGATCCGTATTACAACAGCGTTATTGATTGGCTACCTTTTTTCATTTTTCCAATTTCTAAGTATTGGTCATACTTATTGGATATTAATCACAATTACTGCCATACTAAAGCCGGCCTACTCGATTACAAAACAGCGAAACGGACTTCGTTTGTATGGAACCATTGTAGGAGCTACTATTGCGTATATAATACTTCATTTTATTCATATCAACGCTATTTTATTTGGTACTCTTTTAGTAAGCATGATTCTTTGTTTCAGTTTATTGAAAGGAAGATACTTCTGGGCAGTATTGTTTATGACGATCTATGTCTTTCTGAGTTTTAATTTTTTAAGTCCCGGAAAGGTAGATATTATCTTTAAAGACAGGATCGTAGATACTGTAATTGCAGGTATTATTGCATTCTTGGTCTCTTATATTGTTCTTCCCGTTTGGGAACACACTCAGAATCTGGATCTGATGAAAAAATCTGCGGAAAGTAACCTCATCTATTTCCAGAGTGTCATTTCCAAATTTCTTCAGGAAGGTTTTGATCTTGAAGAATATAAAGTAAAACGTAAAAATGCTATCATTTCACTTGCCAACCTTTCTGATAATTTCCAGAGAATGATTTCTGAACCTAAAAATCAGCAGAAAAAATTAGAGGTAGTACATCAGTTTGTAGCAACTTCACACCTTGTTACCGCCTATACAGCATCTCTTTCCCAGTATTCCAAAAACGACGAAAAATATCCTGAAATAGATGCTGAAAGCTGGAGTAAGAAAATAGAATCAGAATTACAACAGACTTCTGCCCTTCTTAAAGGTGAGGAAATAAATGAAGTTTTAAAAATGGAAAGCCGACTTGAACCGGAAGACTCCTCTATTGACGATCTTATGCTTAAAAGAAAAACTGAACTGGAAGAAAATGAAGCATCGGATGTGAATGACCCCAATAAGATATCTCATCTTACTGAACTGAAAAACATTCATGATGTACTGGAACTTATTTATGATGTGGCTAAAGAACAGAGAAAGGTCATTGAAAAATATAAAAACGAGTCCGAAGCGACTACTCCTCCACAATCGTAA
- a CDS encoding 4'-phosphopantetheinyl transferase family protein, which translates to MPLYRDFSDDTATILVWKYDESEELRIEDLLEPENAEKVKDYHPKKLLEVLMVRKLLKGLKPNSKILYNEREPFLSPKDAEISITHSFPFASIAISKNKIGIDIEKFNPKIMRVIDKFTYENERGFIPEDIASTYYTIIWSVKESMYKIHHSKYWSLKKNYEVKPFELKNLHKISCRVYDDQFSDEFKARVEFFDDYCFTIVEE; encoded by the coding sequence ATGCCCCTTTACCGAGATTTTTCAGATGATACAGCTACCATTCTTGTATGGAAATATGATGAGAGCGAGGAATTACGCATTGAGGACCTTTTGGAACCTGAAAATGCGGAAAAGGTAAAAGATTATCATCCTAAAAAGCTGCTGGAAGTTCTGATGGTTCGGAAGCTGTTAAAAGGCTTGAAACCAAATTCTAAAATTCTGTATAACGAAAGAGAGCCATTCCTTTCTCCTAAAGATGCGGAAATTTCCATTACTCATTCTTTTCCCTTTGCCTCCATTGCTATTTCAAAGAATAAAATTGGAATTGATATTGAAAAGTTCAACCCCAAAATAATGCGGGTGATTGATAAATTCACCTATGAAAATGAAAGAGGATTTATACCGGAAGATATTGCCAGTACATATTATACGATTATCTGGAGTGTAAAAGAAAGCATGTATAAAATCCACCATTCAAAATACTGGTCTCTGAAAAAGAACTATGAGGTAAAACCTTTCGAGCTGAAAAACCTTCATAAGATAAGCTGTAGAGTTTATGACGATCAGTTTTCAGACGAGTTTAAGGCGAGAGTGGAATTTTTTGATGATTACTGCTTTACGATTGTGGAGGAGTAG
- a CDS encoding pyridoxamine 5'-phosphate oxidase family protein, which yields MNHTNTEDGAQKKAKPVAPKVKELIANTKSVILATVDAEGNPNSSYAPFVQVENTFYILVSFMAKHTKNLADERKVSMMFIEDESTTKQIYARERLTIEATPSQIERDSETWNNVVAGLKETHGKVVDVISKMKDFILIALHPTKGSYVNGFGSAYFVDENLEILEHRNDMNHQSK from the coding sequence ATGAATCATACAAATACAGAGGACGGGGCTCAGAAGAAAGCAAAACCTGTTGCGCCAAAGGTAAAAGAACTGATTGCAAATACGAAGAGTGTAATTTTAGCAACTGTAGATGCTGAAGGGAATCCCAATTCAAGCTATGCACCTTTTGTTCAGGTAGAAAATACATTCTATATTCTGGTGTCTTTTATGGCAAAACATACAAAAAATCTGGCTGACGAAAGAAAGGTTTCAATGATGTTTATTGAAGATGAATCCACTACAAAGCAGATCTATGCACGTGAACGTTTAACCATCGAAGCAACTCCTTCACAGATTGAAAGAGACTCTGAAACCTGGAATAATGTAGTTGCCGGCTTAAAGGAAACTCACGGAAAAGTAGTTGATGTTATTTCTAAAATGAAGGATTTTATTCTTATTGCTTTACATCCAACTAAAGGGTCTTATGTTAACGGATTTGGAAGTGCTTATTTTGTAGACGAAAACTTAGAAATTCTTGAACACCGTAATGATATGAACCACCAGTCAAAATAA
- the porV gene encoding type IX secretion system outer membrane channel protein PorV, producing the protein MNLTTKLLLGIGFTAGFLGYSQDLSKVGPVLTGAPFLRIAPDARSGGMGDQGVVTSPDAFSQFWNAAKYPFSRTSSSVGLNYTPYMGKLTNDVFLLYGAFHKFLGQDERSTISASIYYFNMGQVDLTQLVGTEVASMGTSKPNEFSIDVAYALKLSDSYSMAVTGRFIRSDLAGGFNTDTTLKPANSFAVDVSGYYTSPRFSSFGGYDGKLNAGFAIQNLGPKLDYTGNEESRSYLPTMARLGVGYDMYLDDVNKIGLSVEGSKILVPGSEFIGMDPNTRQPMYAVPNVGPIAGIGKSFKNKNSIMYSGALEYSYDNAFAVRTGYFRESEEQGARQFATAGIGLKYRSFGLDISYLINMSKINTALDNTLRFGLTWNIGDETSNVDY; encoded by the coding sequence ATGAATTTAACTACTAAACTGCTTTTAGGAATTGGTTTTACTGCTGGTTTTTTAGGCTATTCGCAAGATCTGAGTAAGGTAGGACCTGTATTAACCGGGGCTCCTTTTCTAAGAATTGCACCAGATGCGAGATCTGGAGGTATGGGTGATCAAGGTGTCGTTACCTCTCCGGATGCATTTTCTCAATTCTGGAACGCGGCAAAATATCCTTTTAGCAGAACTAGTTCTTCCGTAGGTCTCAACTACACTCCTTACATGGGAAAATTAACGAATGATGTATTCTTATTATATGGTGCATTTCATAAATTTTTAGGTCAGGATGAAAGATCTACGATCTCAGCAAGTATTTATTACTTCAATATGGGACAGGTAGATTTAACTCAATTGGTAGGTACTGAAGTAGCTTCCATGGGAACATCCAAGCCAAATGAATTCTCCATTGACGTTGCTTATGCGCTAAAACTTTCTGATTCTTATTCAATGGCAGTAACAGGTAGATTTATTCGTTCAGATTTAGCTGGAGGATTCAACACTGATACTACACTTAAACCGGCAAACTCTTTTGCAGTAGACGTTTCTGGGTACTATACTTCTCCAAGATTCTCTAGTTTCGGAGGATATGATGGTAAATTGAATGCAGGTTTTGCGATTCAGAACTTAGGTCCAAAATTGGATTACACAGGAAATGAAGAATCAAGATCTTATCTTCCTACGATGGCAAGATTAGGGGTTGGTTACGATATGTATTTGGATGATGTTAATAAGATCGGACTGAGTGTAGAAGGTTCTAAAATCCTTGTTCCAGGTTCAGAATTTATCGGAATGGATCCTAATACAAGACAGCCGATGTATGCAGTACCTAACGTAGGACCAATCGCCGGTATCGGAAAATCTTTCAAAAATAAGAACAGCATTATGTATAGTGGTGCTTTAGAATATTCATATGATAATGCTTTCGCTGTAAGAACTGGTTATTTCCGTGAAAGTGAAGAACAGGGAGCCAGACAATTCGCTACAGCGGGTATTGGTTTGAAATACCGTTCTTTCGGACTTGACATTTCTTACCTGATCAATATGTCTAAAATTAATACTGCATTGGATAACACACTTCGTTTCGGTTTAACCTGGAATATCGGAGATGAAACATCTAATGTTGATTATTAA
- a CDS encoding BspA family leucine-rich repeat surface protein, with translation MHKRFLPFLLFIFLFQIVSAQNEFITIWKPSNTQAPIPSGVPSGSSDHQIWLPVQGDNYTVYWEEVGYPSHNATITNVTATLQTLIDFGTPINPIPQNATYRVKISNGNGSFHRVQFSSVLTNGIVVGDTKKIINVEQWGTNMWSSMERAFAGCSSMDITATDTPDLSNVDNMKYMFFNCSGLIANPAINNWNVSNIIDMEGVFMACSLFNQPLGNWNTSNVTNMAYTFFSATVFNQPIGNWNTSKVIQMVAMFNSAEAFNQPIGSWDLSENKSTEFMFSDAHAFNQPIGSWNISKLVETDHMFSNATSFNQEIGNWDTGNITVMSGMFNGAVAFNQSIGNWNVGNVIDMREMFQDATSFNQNIGNWNTSKTLLMMAMFNGASAFNQNIGNWNVSHVINMSQMFKNTANFNQNIGGWNTGSVTLMPEMFNGAVVFNQNIGNWNVSNVTNMNQMFQNATSFNQNIGSWNTGSVTLMTEMFNGAVPFNQNIGNWNVSNVTNMNQMFQNATSFNQNIGGWNTGNAKFLNNMFNHATSFNQNLELWNLGSLLSAQNIFLNSGINCQNYNKILQGWSLNAATPNNINLGNTSPLVYSTLQASNARNNLINNKGWTITGDTYNTECALLATSDPVLTGTNGISIYPNPATDFIYIKNVKAPGHYKVLDTAGRIVIQNLLNNEKIDVSSLTKGNYILQITSKDKTQAIKFIKN, from the coding sequence ATGCATAAGAGATTTTTACCGTTTCTCCTTTTCATTTTTTTATTTCAGATTGTAAGTGCTCAAAACGAATTTATTACGATCTGGAAACCTTCAAATACCCAAGCCCCTATCCCGTCGGGAGTTCCATCCGGTTCATCTGATCACCAGATATGGCTTCCGGTGCAAGGAGATAATTACACTGTATATTGGGAAGAAGTAGGCTATCCTTCTCACAACGCTACAATAACAAATGTAACCGCTACATTACAAACTTTAATAGATTTTGGAACTCCAATAAACCCCATTCCCCAAAATGCTACTTATCGCGTAAAAATAAGCAACGGAAACGGAAGTTTTCATAGAGTACAATTTTCAAGTGTACTTACTAATGGTATAGTGGTTGGAGACACAAAAAAAATAATTAATGTAGAACAATGGGGAACAAATATGTGGTCATCAATGGAGCGAGCTTTTGCAGGATGCAGTTCAATGGATATAACAGCTACTGATACTCCTGATTTATCTAATGTCGACAATATGAAATATATGTTTTTTAACTGTTCCGGCCTAATTGCAAATCCCGCCATTAACAACTGGAATGTTTCTAACATAATCGATATGGAAGGTGTTTTCATGGCCTGCTCATTATTCAATCAACCTCTGGGAAATTGGAATACTTCTAATGTAACGAATATGGCCTATACTTTTTTTTCAGCAACAGTTTTCAATCAGCCAATTGGAAATTGGAATACTTCCAAGGTAATACAGATGGTGGCCATGTTTAACAGTGCTGAAGCATTTAATCAGCCTATTGGAAGCTGGGATCTCTCTGAAAATAAAAGTACTGAGTTTATGTTCTCAGATGCCCATGCGTTTAATCAGCCTATTGGAAGCTGGAATATTTCCAAATTAGTTGAGACAGACCACATGTTCAGTAATGCTACAAGCTTTAATCAGGAGATTGGAAATTGGGACACCGGCAATATTACAGTTATGTCAGGAATGTTTAATGGCGCAGTAGCATTCAATCAGAGTATAGGAAACTGGAATGTAGGCAATGTAATCGATATGCGGGAAATGTTTCAGGATGCGACAAGTTTTAATCAGAACATTGGAAATTGGAATACAAGTAAGACACTGCTCATGATGGCCATGTTTAATGGCGCGAGTGCATTCAATCAAAATATAGGGAACTGGAATGTAAGTCATGTAATAAATATGAGCCAGATGTTCAAAAATACAGCAAACTTTAACCAGAATATCGGAGGTTGGAATACTGGCAGTGTTACACTCATGCCTGAAATGTTTAATGGTGCAGTGGTATTCAATCAGAATATAGGAAACTGGAATGTAAGCAATGTAACAAATATGAATCAAATGTTCCAAAATGCAACAAGCTTTAATCAGAATATCGGAAGCTGGAATACCGGCAGTGTTACACTCATGACAGAAATGTTTAATGGTGCAGTGCCATTCAACCAGAACATAGGGAACTGGAACGTAAGCAATGTAACAAATATGAATCAAATGTTCCAAAATGCAACAAGCTTTAATCAGAATATCGGAGGTTGGAATACTGGTAATGCTAAATTCTTAAACAATATGTTTAATCATGCTACAAGTTTCAACCAAAATCTGGAGCTATGGAATCTCGGCTCCTTATTATCTGCTCAAAATATATTTTTAAATTCTGGTATAAACTGTCAGAACTATAATAAAATCCTTCAAGGCTGGAGCCTAAATGCAGCTACACCTAATAATATTAATCTGGGTAATACATCTCCTCTTGTGTATTCCACCCTCCAGGCTTCTAATGCCCGAAACAACTTAATCAATAATAAAGGATGGACGATTACTGGAGATACTTACAATACAGAATGCGCTTTATTGGCTACATCTGATCCTGTCCTTACCGGCACAAACGGGATCAGTATTTATCCAAATCCTGCCACAGACTTTATTTATATTAAAAATGTAAAAGCTCCGGGCCATTACAAAGTATTGGACACCGCAGGAAGAATTGTGATTCAGAATTTATTAAATAATGAAAAAATCGATGTAAGCTCTTTAACAAAAGGAAATTATATTTTACAAATCACTTCAAAAGATAAAACCCAAGCCATAAAATTCATTAAAAATTAA
- the purE gene encoding 5-(carboxyamino)imidazole ribonucleotide mutase — MVGIIMGSQSDLPIMEQAANFLKTLEIPYELTVVSAHRTPERMFDYAKTAKERGLKVIIAGAGGAAHLPGMVASCTTLPVIGVPILSSNSIDGWDSVLSILQMPGGIPVATVALNGALNAGILAAKILGSGNEQIAEKLQTYQDSLKDKVLGTVDDIKAQHPNQYDR; from the coding sequence ATGGTAGGAATTATTATGGGAAGTCAAAGTGACTTGCCAATTATGGAACAAGCTGCAAATTTTTTGAAAACGCTGGAAATCCCTTACGAACTTACGGTGGTATCAGCACACAGAACACCGGAAAGGATGTTTGATTATGCAAAAACAGCAAAAGAAAGAGGGTTGAAAGTTATTATTGCAGGAGCTGGAGGAGCTGCTCATCTTCCCGGGATGGTTGCAAGTTGTACAACACTTCCTGTAATCGGAGTTCCTATTCTGTCCAGTAATTCAATTGACGGATGGGATTCTGTACTATCAATTCTTCAGATGCCGGGAGGAATTCCTGTTGCTACAGTAGCTTTAAACGGAGCTTTAAATGCCGGAATTCTTGCTGCTAAAATATTAGGAAGCGGAAATGAGCAGATTGCGGAAAAACTGCAGACATATCAGGATTCTTTAAAAGATAAAGTATTAGGAACTGTTGATGACATTAAAGCACAACATCCTAATCAATACGATAGATAA
- the yiaA gene encoding inner membrane protein YiaA, producing MKKQRVSNAFVAASWIALGAGMIGYIVGLARAEMLLNEKGYYFTILLYGLFAVVSLQKAVRDKLENIPVTDIYYGICWFATLSSIVLLAIGLWNATILPSEKGFYAFAFLLALFGAISVQKNTRDNMLQD from the coding sequence ATGAAAAAACAAAGAGTATCAAATGCATTTGTCGCAGCATCTTGGATTGCACTGGGAGCAGGAATGATTGGCTATATCGTTGGACTTGCAAGAGCTGAAATGCTACTTAATGAAAAAGGATATTATTTTACAATCCTTTTATATGGGCTATTTGCAGTAGTTTCTTTACAAAAAGCGGTTCGTGATAAATTAGAAAATATTCCGGTGACTGATATCTACTATGGAATTTGTTGGTTTGCCACTTTATCATCTATTGTATTACTGGCAATAGGTCTTTGGAATGCCACTATTCTTCCAAGTGAAAAAGGGTTTTATGCTTTTGCATTTTTATTAGCCCTTTTTGGAGCCATTTCAGTTCAGAAGAATACAAGAGACAATATGCTTCAGGACTAA
- the ahcY gene encoding adenosylhomocysteinase, with protein sequence MSTTTQYIPYKVKDISLAEWGRKEITLAEAEMPGLMSIREEYGPSQPLKGARIAGCLHMTIQTAVLIETLVALGAEVTWSSCNIFSTQDHAAAAIAAAGIPVYAWKGLNEEDFDWCIEQTLFFGEDRKPLNMILDDGGDLTNMVFDKYPQFTKDIKGLSEETTTGVHRLYERMKNGTLVMPAINVNDSVTKSKFDNKYGCKESAVDAVRRATDLMLAGKRVVVCGYGDVGKGTAASFRGAGSIVTVTEIDPICALQAAMDGYEVKRLDTVVDNADIIITTTGNFNIVRGEHFLKMKDKAVVCNIGHFDNEIDMAWLNENYGSTKSEVKPQVDIYTLEGGKEVIILAEGRLVNLGCATGHPSFVMSNSFSNQTLAQIELWNNSAAYGNEVYMLPKHLDEKVAALHLKKLSVELETLSPEQAEYIGVDVKGPFKPEYYRY encoded by the coding sequence ATGAGTACTACAACACAATACATTCCTTATAAAGTTAAGGATATTTCTCTAGCAGAATGGGGAAGAAAAGAAATTACGCTTGCTGAGGCAGAGATGCCTGGTTTGATGTCTATCCGTGAAGAATACGGACCATCTCAACCCCTAAAAGGAGCAAGAATTGCAGGATGTCTTCACATGACTATCCAGACAGCTGTGCTTATCGAGACCTTAGTCGCTTTAGGTGCTGAAGTTACCTGGTCTTCTTGTAATATTTTCTCTACACAAGATCATGCTGCTGCTGCTATTGCTGCTGCAGGAATTCCTGTTTATGCATGGAAAGGGCTAAACGAAGAAGATTTTGACTGGTGTATCGAGCAGACTTTATTCTTTGGTGAAGATAGAAAGCCATTGAATATGATTCTTGATGACGGTGGTGATCTTACGAATATGGTATTTGATAAATATCCTCAGTTCACAAAAGATATCAAAGGACTTTCTGAAGAAACAACAACTGGAGTACACAGATTGTACGAAAGAATGAAAAACGGAACTTTGGTAATGCCGGCGATCAACGTTAACGACTCTGTTACTAAATCTAAATTTGACAACAAATATGGTTGTAAAGAATCTGCAGTAGATGCTGTAAGAAGAGCTACAGACCTTATGTTGGCTGGAAAAAGAGTGGTCGTTTGTGGTTACGGAGACGTAGGTAAAGGTACTGCAGCTTCTTTCAGAGGAGCTGGTTCTATTGTTACAGTTACTGAAATTGATCCAATTTGTGCTTTACAGGCTGCAATGGACGGTTACGAAGTAAAAAGATTAGATACTGTTGTAGATAACGCAGATATTATCATTACTACGACAGGTAACTTCAACATTGTAAGAGGAGAGCATTTCCTTAAAATGAAAGATAAAGCGGTAGTTTGCAATATCGGTCACTTCGATAACGAAATCGATATGGCTTGGTTAAACGAAAACTACGGTTCTACAAAATCTGAAGTTAAGCCACAGGTGGACATCTATACTTTAGAAGGAGGAAAAGAGGTAATTATCCTTGCAGAAGGTAGATTGGTAAATCTTGGTTGTGCAACTGGACACCCAAGTTTTGTAATGTCAAATTCTTTCTCTAACCAGACTTTAGCTCAAATCGAATTATGGAATAATTCTGCAGCTTATGGAAACGAAGTGTATATGTTGCCAAAACATTTGGATGAAAAAGTAGCTGCTTTACACCTTAAAAAATTAAGCGTTGAGTTAGAAACTCTTTCTCCTGAACAGGCTGAATATATTGGTGTAGATGTAAAAGGACCATTCAAACCGGAATATTACAGATACTAA